The Mesorhizobium loti genome includes a region encoding these proteins:
- a CDS encoding acid phosphatase, with translation MTRPFTSLCLASTALASFASAAMAAPPGYDKIDTVVVIYAENRSFDNLYGGFPGANGLANVSADQARQLDRDGKPLTELPPAWGGLTAKGVTPPVTEAQSAHLTNASFAIDDASGFNEKTSVITRDLWHRFYQEQMQIDAGRNDKFVAWADSGGLVMGHYDGSVLPMWAVAKKYVLADNFFQGAFGGSFLNHFQLACACAPVYPHADTSPVKGQIAVVEADGKTLKVADNSPASALGGAPKFVNDGAITPDFYAVNTMQPPYQPSANKPVEGGDKALADPAQPTTLPPQHDITIGDLLSLKGVDWAWYAGAWQATLDGKNATPVPNFQFHHQPFNYFAAYAPGTAARTEHLRDGGLDGAEFIKAIDDGKLPAVSFYKPQGNLNEHGGYADVASGDQHLADLVSHLEKSPQWSHMLVVVTYDENRGFWDHVAPPKADRWGPGNRIPAFIISPYAKMGTVDHTQYDTTSILRFITARYDLPVLTGIVARDKALRNNDQPPMGDLSAALDLSR, from the coding sequence ATGACGCGGCCTTTTACCTCCCTTTGCCTCGCCAGTACGGCCCTGGCATCCTTCGCCAGCGCGGCCATGGCCGCACCGCCCGGTTACGACAAGATCGACACCGTTGTCGTCATCTATGCCGAGAACCGCAGCTTCGATAATCTCTATGGCGGCTTCCCCGGCGCCAACGGCCTGGCAAATGTCTCGGCCGACCAGGCGCGTCAGCTCGACCGCGACGGCAAGCCGCTCACCGAACTGCCGCCGGCCTGGGGCGGCCTGACCGCCAAGGGAGTGACGCCGCCGGTCACCGAGGCGCAGTCGGCGCATCTCACCAATGCCAGCTTCGCCATCGACGATGCCAGCGGCTTCAACGAGAAAACCTCGGTCATCACGCGCGACCTCTGGCATCGCTTCTATCAGGAGCAGATGCAGATCGACGCGGGCAGAAACGACAAGTTCGTCGCCTGGGCCGATTCCGGCGGCCTGGTGATGGGCCATTATGACGGATCGGTGCTGCCGATGTGGGCGGTGGCGAAGAAATACGTTTTGGCCGACAATTTCTTCCAGGGCGCCTTCGGCGGCTCCTTCCTCAACCATTTCCAGCTCGCCTGCGCCTGCGCGCCGGTCTATCCGCACGCCGACACCAGCCCAGTGAAGGGGCAGATCGCCGTGGTCGAAGCCGATGGCAAGACGCTTAAAGTGGCCGACAATTCGCCGGCCTCGGCACTTGGCGGCGCACCCAAATTCGTCAATGACGGCGCCATCACGCCCGACTTCTATGCCGTCAACACCATGCAGCCGCCCTATCAGCCGAGCGCCAACAAGCCGGTCGAGGGCGGCGACAAGGCACTGGCCGATCCGGCGCAGCCGACGACGCTGCCGCCGCAGCACGACATCACCATCGGCGACCTGCTGTCGCTGAAGGGCGTCGACTGGGCCTGGTATGCCGGCGCCTGGCAGGCAACGCTCGACGGCAAGAACGCGACGCCGGTGCCGAACTTCCAGTTCCACCACCAGCCGTTCAACTATTTCGCCGCCTACGCGCCCGGCACGGCCGCACGTACCGAGCACCTCAGGGATGGCGGCCTGGATGGTGCCGAATTCATCAAGGCGATCGACGACGGCAAGCTGCCGGCGGTGAGTTTCTACAAGCCGCAAGGCAATCTCAACGAGCATGGCGGCTATGCCGATGTGGCGAGCGGCGACCAGCATCTCGCCGACCTCGTTTCGCATCTCGAGAAAAGCCCGCAATGGAGCCACATGCTGGTGGTCGTCACCTATGACGAGAATCGCGGCTTCTGGGATCATGTCGCGCCGCCCAAGGCCGACCGCTGGGGGCCGGGCAACCGCATCCCGGCGTTCATCATCTCGCCCTATGCGAAGATGGGGACCGTCGACCACACGCAATACGACACGACGTCGATCCTGCGCTTCATCACCGCGCGCTACGATTTGCCGGTGCTGACCGGCATCGTCGCCCGCGACAAGGCGCTGCGCAACAACGACCAGCCGCCGATGGGCGATCTCTCCGCGGCGCTCGATCTCAGCCGGTAG
- a CDS encoding DUF922 domain-containing protein has translation MLAVPLAFPLAAHAEWKPVEKIEPYAISGQSGAELYRSIGEKGPLIRGARTRTMAYTNFKLTWSGRDYKPRGKDCVLTVGRPKLIITYALPKPSGSLPPAVQRNWDVFIAGVTAHEKVHGASMIQMVHDIEAAADGLTIADDPKCSKTRAEVVKRLDAISKARVQASRDFDRVEFGDGGNLQKLVFDLVTGP, from the coding sequence CTGTTGGCCGTCCCGCTGGCCTTTCCGCTGGCCGCCCATGCCGAGTGGAAGCCTGTCGAAAAGATCGAGCCCTACGCCATATCGGGCCAGTCCGGCGCCGAGCTCTACCGCTCGATCGGCGAGAAAGGGCCGCTGATCCGCGGCGCCAGGACGCGCACCATGGCCTACACCAATTTCAAGCTGACCTGGAGCGGCAGGGACTACAAGCCCAGGGGCAAGGACTGCGTGCTGACGGTGGGGCGGCCGAAGCTTATCATCACCTACGCCTTGCCAAAACCCTCCGGTTCCCTGCCGCCGGCCGTCCAGAGGAACTGGGACGTCTTCATCGCCGGCGTCACCGCCCATGAGAAGGTACATGGCGCCAGCATGATCCAGATGGTCCACGACATCGAAGCGGCGGCGGACGGCCTGACCATCGCCGATGATCCCAAATGCAGCAAGACCAGGGCCGAAGTGGTCAAGCGGCTCGACGCGATATCGAAGGCGCGGGTGCAGGCAAGCCGCGACTTCGACCGCGTCGAATTCGGCGATGGCGGCAATTTGCAGAAACTGGTTTTCGACCTGGTGACCGGCCCGTGA
- a CDS encoding DUF1127 domain-containing protein, which produces MTETERILISARQWRFASTLLARLLRRWRHRRDRRHLETMPDFMLKDIGISRSEIDYVAAHGET; this is translated from the coding sequence ATGACCGAAACCGAACGCATCCTGATCAGCGCCCGACAATGGCGTTTTGCCTCAACCCTGCTGGCACGCCTGCTGCGCCGCTGGCGTCACCGTCGCGACCGGCGCCATCTGGAAACGATGCCGGACTTCATGCTCAAGGACATCGGCATCAGCCGGTCCGAGATCGACTATGTCGCGGCACATGGCGAGACATAG
- a CDS encoding c-type cytochrome: protein MKRLGLIILAAAVVIAAAVAVFLFKPASLPDVSAAQAALPTGQALIDRGEYLARAADCVACHTTSGGKPYAGGLAFKLPFGTLYAPNITPDKETGIGDWSDAEFVRALHQGIDRQGHNLYPAFPYAAYARMTTEDALAIKAYLFSLPAVHADAPRNDLTFPFNQRYVMRFWNLLFVPGGALQPNTSESAEWNRGAYLVEAMAHCGECHTPRNVFYALDSGKTFAGAELQGWKAYNVSSDKRTGIGNWTDEQLFDYLSKGHAEGRGSPTGSMGEAVDYSLRHLTPEDIKAIVAYVKTVPPQVSSDQAIVEAEPATLKASTAYAPSGDAAAQGGLGLKLFQGACASCHGWNGEGLQTPYAALRGSRTVNDPDGTNLIQVILKGAHMTTATGAQAMPAFANAYSNVEIAALGNYVLAHFGGKQSAITPADVAKARMQ, encoded by the coding sequence CCTCATCATTCTCGCCGCAGCGGTGGTCATTGCTGCTGCCGTCGCGGTGTTCCTGTTCAAGCCGGCGTCACTGCCGGACGTGTCCGCGGCGCAGGCCGCACTGCCGACCGGGCAGGCGCTGATCGATCGCGGTGAGTATCTGGCGCGCGCGGCCGATTGCGTCGCCTGCCACACCACATCGGGCGGCAAGCCCTATGCTGGCGGCCTCGCCTTCAAGCTGCCATTCGGCACGCTCTACGCGCCCAATATCACTCCCGACAAGGAAACAGGCATCGGCGACTGGAGCGACGCCGAGTTCGTGCGCGCCTTGCATCAGGGCATCGACAGGCAAGGCCACAATCTCTATCCGGCCTTTCCCTATGCCGCCTATGCGCGGATGACGACGGAAGACGCGCTGGCCATCAAGGCCTATCTCTTCAGCCTGCCTGCGGTGCACGCGGATGCGCCTAGGAACGACCTCACCTTCCCGTTCAACCAGCGCTATGTCATGCGGTTCTGGAACCTGCTTTTTGTTCCCGGCGGTGCCTTGCAGCCGAACACGAGCGAGAGCGCGGAATGGAACCGTGGCGCCTATCTGGTCGAGGCGATGGCGCATTGCGGCGAATGCCACACGCCGCGCAATGTTTTCTATGCGCTCGACAGCGGCAAGACCTTCGCCGGCGCGGAACTGCAGGGCTGGAAGGCCTACAATGTCAGTTCTGACAAGCGCACGGGCATCGGCAACTGGACCGACGAACAGCTGTTTGACTACCTCTCCAAAGGCCATGCGGAAGGTCGCGGTTCGCCGACGGGCAGCATGGGTGAAGCGGTGGACTACAGCCTGCGCCACCTGACGCCCGAAGACATCAAGGCGATCGTCGCCTATGTGAAAACCGTGCCGCCGCAGGTCAGCAGCGACCAGGCGATCGTCGAGGCCGAACCGGCCACGCTCAAGGCGTCGACTGCCTATGCGCCGTCGGGCGACGCGGCCGCGCAAGGCGGGCTTGGCCTGAAGCTGTTCCAGGGCGCCTGCGCCAGTTGCCACGGCTGGAACGGCGAAGGGCTGCAGACGCCCTATGCCGCGCTGCGCGGCAGCCGCACGGTCAACGACCCCGACGGGACCAATCTTATCCAGGTCATTCTCAAGGGTGCGCATATGACGACGGCAACGGGCGCACAGGCGATGCCTGCCTTCGCCAACGCCTATTCGAACGTCGAGATCGCGGCGCTCGGCAACTATGTCCTGGCACATTTCGGCGGCAAGCAATCGGCGATCACGCCGGCCGATGTGGCCAAGGCGCGGATGCAATGA